The Nerophis ophidion isolate RoL-2023_Sa linkage group LG09, RoL_Noph_v1.0, whole genome shotgun sequence genome contains a region encoding:
- the LOC133558746 gene encoding cystatin-C-like isoform X1 codes for MFGWACVLYLVTFIVNSGAAMTGQPRRVPVTDPGVVAAAHFAVSEFNRVNPEEHFFYRIFNITSAKVQVVVGLKYFLDVELVRTVVCTNMPQTCPYHFSIKGLQCNFIVTEIPWQGSYVLSQTKCQPRTS; via the exons ATGTTCGGCTGGGCGTGTGTTTTGTATTTGGTGACTTTTATTGTCAACAGTGGAGCCGCGATGACCGGCCAGCCTCGCCGAGTTCCGGTGACGGACCCCGGCGTGGTGGCGGCGGCTCATTTCGCCGTGTCAGAATTCAACAGAGTcaacccggaggagcactttttCTACCGAATTTTCAATATAACGTCGGCCAAAGTTCAG GTGGTGGTTGGTTTGAAGTACTTCCTGGATGTGGAGCTGGTCCGCACGGTGGTCTGCACAAACATGCCCCAAACTTGTCCTTACCACTTTTCAATCAAG GGGCTTCAGTGCAACTTCATTGTTACAGAAATCCCCTGGCAGGGTTCTTACGTGCTTTCTCAAACCAAGTGTCAACCTCGAACGTCTTGA
- the LOC133558746 gene encoding cystatin-C-like isoform X2 yields the protein MTGQPRRVPVTDPGVVAAAHFAVSEFNRVNPEEHFFYRIFNITSAKVQVVVGLKYFLDVELVRTVVCTNMPQTCPYHFSIKGLQCNFIVTEIPWQGSYVLSQTKCQPRTS from the exons ATGACCGGCCAGCCTCGCCGAGTTCCGGTGACGGACCCCGGCGTGGTGGCGGCGGCTCATTTCGCCGTGTCAGAATTCAACAGAGTcaacccggaggagcactttttCTACCGAATTTTCAATATAACGTCGGCCAAAGTTCAG GTGGTGGTTGGTTTGAAGTACTTCCTGGATGTGGAGCTGGTCCGCACGGTGGTCTGCACAAACATGCCCCAAACTTGTCCTTACCACTTTTCAATCAAG GGGCTTCAGTGCAACTTCATTGTTACAGAAATCCCCTGGCAGGGTTCTTACGTGCTTTCTCAAACCAAGTGTCAACCTCGAACGTCTTGA